Proteins co-encoded in one Prunus persica cultivar Lovell chromosome G6, Prunus_persica_NCBIv2, whole genome shotgun sequence genomic window:
- the LOC18774211 gene encoding ribulose bisphosphate carboxylase/oxygenase activase, chloroplastic, which produces MAATVSSVGTVNRTPMSLNSSGSGSSIPSSAFLGSSLKKVSSRVPYQKIVSAGKLKITAEIGDEEKQTKEDRWRGLAYDISDDQQDITRGKGLVDSIFQAPQGSGTHYAVMSSYEYISTGLREYNYDNTMDGFYIAPAFMDKLVVHITKNFMSLPNIKVPLILGIWGGKGQGKSFQCELVFAKMGITPIMMSAGELESGNAGEPAKLIRQRYREAADIIRKGKMCALFINDLDAGAGRMGGTTQYTVNNQMVNATLMNIADNPTNVQLPGMYNKEDNPRVPIIVTGNDFSTLYAPLIRDGRMEKFYWAPTREDRIGVCTGIFKPDNVSADDVVKIVDTFPGQSIDFFGALRARVYDDEVRKWVSGVGVDGIGKKLVNSKEGPPTFEQPKMTVEKLLHYGQMLVQEQDNVKRVQLADKYLSDAALGDANQDAIKRGEFYGKAAQQIKVPVPEGCTDPSAANFDPTARSDNGSCQYE; this is translated from the exons ATGGCTGCCACAGTCTCAAGTGTTGGAACTGTTAACAGAACACCG ATGAGCTTGAACAGCTCTGGTTCTGGAAGCTCAATCCCAAGCTCAGCTTTCTTGGGCAGCAGTTTGAAGAAAGTCAGCTCTAGAGTCCCCTACCAGAAGATTGTATCTGCaggtaaattaaaaattactgCGGAAATTGGTGATGAGGAGAAGCAGACCAAAGAGGACAGGTGGAGGGGCCTTGCCTATGATATTTCTGATGACCAACAAGACATAACAAGAGGAAAGGGATTGGTTGATTCTATCTTCCAAGCTCCCCAGGGGTCTGGGACTCACTATGCTGTCATGAGCTCGTATGAATACATTAGCACGGGACTTCGAGA ATACAACTATGACAACACCATGGATGGGTTTTATATTGCTCCAGCTTTCATGGACAAGCTTGTGGTTCATATCACCAAAAACTTCATGAGCCTGCCTAACATTAAG GTTCCTCTCATTCTTGGTATATGGGGAGGCAAAGGTCAGGGTAAATCGTTCCAATGTGAGCTTGTGTTTGCCAAGATGGGAATTAC CCCTATCATGATGAGTGCTGGAGAATTAGAAAGCGGGAATGCAGGAGAGCCTGCAAAGTTGATCAGACAAAGGTACCGCGAGGCTGCAGACATCATCAGGAAAGGAAAAATGTGTGCCCTCTTCATCAATGATCTTGATGCAGGTGCTGGTAGGATGGGTGGAACTACACAGTACACTGTGAACAACCAGATGGTGAATGCTACTCTCATGAACATTGCTGATAACCCAACAAATGTGCAGCTTCCTGGTATGTATAACAAGGAGGACAATCCCAGAGTCCCCATTATAGTCACCGGTAACGATTTCTCCACATTGTATGCTCCTCTCATTCGTGACGGTCGTATGGAGAAATTTTACTGGGCTCCCACTAGGGAAGACCGGATTGGGGTTTGCACGGGAATCTTCAAGCCTGACAATGTTAGTGCGGATGATGTTGTTAAGATTGTTGACACATTCCCTGGTCAATCTATTG ACTTCTTTGGTGCTCTAAGGGCTCGAGTTTACGATGATGAAGTGAGGAAGTGGGTATCAGGTGTTGGGGTAGATGGCATTGGGAAGAAGCTTGTGAACTCAAAAGAAGGTCCCCCAACTTTTGAACAGCCTAAAATGACAGTGGAGAAGCTCCTTCACTATGGTCAAATGCTGGTTCAGGAGCAGGACAATGTGAAGAGAGTTCAACTGGCTGACAAGTACTTGAGTGATGCAGCCCTTGGAGATGCAAACCAGGACGCCATTAAGAGAGGAGAATTCTATG GCAAGGCAGCCCAACAAATTAAAGTACCTGTCCCTGAAGGCTGTACTGATCCATCAGCTGCAAACTTTGACCCAACAGCTAGGAGTGACAATGGTAGTTGCCAATATGAGTAA
- the LOC18772133 gene encoding mucin-5AC, producing the protein MAQLERVQRHGDSETTTTHEPKKLTTSTSPTMEHYLRGGEALKSSPASSSSSSPLGYHDQEDDHGHHHKKSVLTKVKEKAKKLRHSLSHKKKHMEGDNSTPTLGASMNEHEDEEQDAEYLGAPMYESELAPEGYKETAKLHPRAVPVISEKHVLPSSVNQDAEQDKEKPLSPNKTVTETAAVKSLSPNETVTETVAKKPPSPSKSVAETVKPPSPKKTITETVTEKLGPAYATVSDTTHAIASKIEGLTVSAPAAVADATHAIASKVGLTVAAPTPSENNESLEAPHTSLAVSAPKNSSSQAAQQTLAASEAPQPLSAPAAPQGGKHAGSSDQIWDKGVSVKEYLAQKFEPGEDERALSRVISDVMSPRTSPSGEVGMVGKVKGAITSLLRNDESPKTTTSQSAMTTSPSSQPAMTSSSPRSQSAMTSSSPHSQSAKASSPRIPVSTNAYEVVEEENKGRILQTN; encoded by the exons ATGGCACAACTCGAACGCGTGCAAAGACATGGCGACTCTGAAACTACTACCACCCATGAGCCCAAAAAACTTACTACCAGTACAAGCCCAACTATGGAACATTATCTTCGAG GAGGTGAAGCTTTAAAGTCGTCACCAGcatcctcatcctcatcatctCCACTTGGGTACCATGATCAAGAAGACGATCACGGACACCATCACAAGAAATCTGTTCTCACTAAGGTGAAAGAGAAAGCCAAGAAACTGCGGCACTCACTCAGTcacaagaagaagcatatGGAAGGTGATAACAGCACCCCCACTTTGGGTGCAAGCATGAATGAGCATGAAGACGAAGAACAAGATGCTGAATATCTAGGAGCCCCAA TGTATGAATCAGAGCTGGCACCTGAGGGATACAAGGAGACCGCAAAGCTACATCCCAGAGCAGTTCCTGTGATTTCTGAGAAGCATGTTTTGCCAAGTAGTGTCAATCAAGATGCTGAACAAGATAAGGAGAAGCCTCTTAGTCCAAACAAGACAGTAACCGAAACTGCAGCCGTGAAGTCTCTTAGTCCTAACGAGACAGTTACCGAAACTGTGGCCAAGAAGCCTCCTAGTCCTAGCAAGTCAGTAGCTGAAACTGTAAAGCCTCCTAGTCCTAAGAAGACAATAACTGAAACCGTCACTGAGAAGTTAGGACCAGCCTATGCCACAGTATCAGATACAACCCATGCCATTGCCTCAAAGATAGAAGGTCTCACTGTTTCAGCCCCTGCTGCAGTAGCAGATGCAACCCACGCCATTGCCTCAAAGGTAGGTCTCACTGTTGCAGCCCCAACACCTTCAGAAAACAATGAATCCCTGGAAGCTCCTCACACTTCTTTAGCAGTATCAGCTCCAAAAAACTCTTCATCCCAGGCAGCTCAACAAACCTTGGCAGCCTCAGAGGCACCGCAACCTTTGTCAGCCCCAGCAGCTCCACAAGGTGGAAAGCATGCTGGTAGCAGTGACCAAATATGGGATAAGGGTGTTTCTGTGAAGGAGTATTTGGCCCAAAAGTTTGAGCCTGGGGAAGATGAGAGAGCACTGTCAAGAGTGATATCTGATGTAATGAGTCCAAGGACAAGTCCCAGTGGTGAGGTTGGCATGGTGGGAAAGGTGAAAGGGGCTATAACTTCCTTGCTTCGGAACGATGAGTCGCCCAAAACTACTACCTCACAATCAGCCATGACGACATCACCAAGCTCACAACCAGCCATGACCTCATCATCACCTCGCTCACAATCAGCCATGACCTCATCATCACCACACTCACAATCAGCCAAGGCCTCATCACCTCGCATTCCGGTCTCTACCAATGCATATGAAG TCGTCGAGGAAGAAAATAAGGGAAGAATACTACAGACTAACTGA